A region from the Saccharomonospora azurea NA-128 genome encodes:
- a CDS encoding 2Fe-2S iron-sulfur cluster-binding protein, whose product MCQEGACGTCETRILARRADDHRDSILTLAEQAANRTMMVPRGRGLRAAAP is encoded by the coding sequence TTGTGTCAGGAAGGCGCGTGCGGCACCTGCGAGACCCGCATCCTGGCGCGGCGGGCCGATGACCACCGGGACTCGATCCTGACACTGGCCGAGCAGGCGGCGAACCGGACGATGATGGTCCCGCGCGGAAGAGGGTTGCGCGCGGCTGCTCCTTGA
- a CDS encoding MFS transporter has protein sequence MTQTIDPVTPSPSLLRTAGLPYFVIAFVARLPFAMMVVGVLTVVVSARGSMSLGGLNSAAVGAGTACFGALLGAAADRFGQRRVLLTLAAANAAMLVAFAVVTYSDAPDAAVLAVAFGIGATAPQVAPMSRSRLVTLITERMSPDRRSRTLSSTMAYESAADECVFVIGPFVVGLLASALAPWAPLAGAAVLTVLFVGAFALHPSGRLVSASRGPSGAAPSPVRELFRARLLVVVTGIFGVGAFFGTMLTSLTSFMADRGVAEEAGLLYGIMGIGSAAFALGVAFLPTTFSLRARWATFSAILLAGSLLLFVVDDVPGMIGALALLGIGIGPTLVTQYSFGATRSPAGRTATVMTMLGSGVIVGQSLGSAVTGEVAEHAGTPVALMLPAVAAAIVATAGAVNWFLTASEPRSPRPDASPVSS, from the coding sequence ATGACTCAGACGATCGATCCGGTCACGCCCTCGCCGAGCCTGCTCCGCACGGCGGGACTGCCCTACTTCGTCATCGCCTTCGTCGCCCGACTGCCGTTCGCCATGATGGTCGTCGGCGTGCTCACCGTCGTCGTCTCCGCGCGCGGTTCGATGTCCCTCGGTGGCCTGAACTCGGCGGCCGTCGGCGCGGGAACCGCCTGCTTCGGCGCGCTCCTGGGAGCGGCCGCCGACCGCTTCGGGCAGCGGCGGGTGCTCCTCACCCTCGCCGCCGCGAACGCCGCGATGCTCGTGGCCTTCGCCGTGGTGACCTACAGCGACGCCCCGGACGCCGCCGTGCTGGCTGTCGCGTTCGGGATCGGCGCCACGGCACCGCAGGTCGCGCCGATGTCACGGTCGCGGCTGGTCACGCTCATCACCGAGCGGATGTCCCCCGACCGCCGGTCGCGGACCCTGTCGTCGACCATGGCCTACGAGTCCGCGGCCGACGAGTGCGTGTTCGTGATCGGCCCGTTCGTCGTCGGCCTGCTCGCCTCGGCGCTCGCGCCGTGGGCCCCGCTGGCCGGGGCGGCCGTGCTCACGGTGCTGTTCGTCGGCGCGTTCGCCCTGCACCCGAGTGGCCGTCTCGTGTCGGCCTCCCGCGGCCCGAGCGGCGCGGCACCGTCGCCGGTACGCGAACTGTTCCGCGCGCGCCTGCTCGTCGTGGTGACCGGCATCTTCGGCGTCGGTGCCTTCTTCGGCACGATGCTCACGTCGCTCACCTCGTTCATGGCCGACCGCGGCGTCGCCGAGGAGGCCGGGCTCCTGTACGGCATCATGGGCATCGGCTCCGCCGCGTTCGCGCTCGGCGTCGCGTTCCTGCCCACCACGTTCTCGCTGCGGGCCCGGTGGGCGACGTTCTCCGCGATCCTGCTCGCCGGGAGCCTGCTGCTGTTCGTCGTGGACGACGTCCCCGGGATGATCGGCGCGCTGGCGTTGCTCGGGATCGGGATCGGTCCGACGCTGGTCACCCAGTACAGCTTCGGCGCCACGCGCAGTCCGGCCGGACGCACGGCGACCGTGATGACGATGCTGGGGTCGGGGGTCATCGTCGGCCAGTCCCTGGGCTCGGCCGTCACCGGCGAGGTCGCCGAACACGCCGGCACCCCCGTGGCGCTGATGCTGCCCGCCGTGGCCGCGGCGATCGTCGCCACGGCCGGAGCGGTGAACTGGTTCCTGACGGCCTCCGAGCCTCGCAGCCCGCGACCCGACGCGTCGCCGGTCTCCTCCTGA